The following are encoded in a window of Microcaecilia unicolor chromosome 7, aMicUni1.1, whole genome shotgun sequence genomic DNA:
- the LOC115474679 gene encoding venom serine protease inhibitor-like isoform X2 → MKTSSPAFLFLVLALPLLLMSGMPPLEAVPSCPPNMRYDSCGKDCPETCDSSTNSPRECSKMCVADCVCKEGYVRKCDKDDVCVPKSECYTKTCPIKILCKPCTAPPGAACLDVCISPDV, encoded by the exons ATGAAGACCAGCtctcctgccttccttttccTTGTCTTGG CTCTGCCTCTGCTGTTGATGTCAGGAATGCCACCATTAGAAGCAG TTCCAAGTTGTCCACCGAACATGCGTTATGACTCATGTGGCAAGGACTGCCCTGAAACCTGTGATAGCAGTACAAATTCACCAAGAGAGTGCAGCAAGATGTGTGTGGCGGACTGCGTCTGCAAAGAGGGTTATGTGCGGAAATGTGATAAAGATGATGTGTGTGTACCTAAGAGCGAGTGTTACACCAAAACTTGTCCAATCAAAATCCTTTGCAAACCTTGCACAGCCCCTCCAGGTGCAGCATGTCTTGATGTGTGTATATCTCCCgatgtatga